One genomic segment of Methanocorpusculum vombati includes these proteins:
- a CDS encoding efflux RND transporter permease subunit, with protein sequence MISPLEKISEFIVQRPFLTGCFLIALIMLSFVGASTLSMSTETQDADKNAHGAYISESYKNNFQSDSIMLMVQADSVMDVTVVDRVYTLQKQMATTQGVSSVQSVYDVLAAYSGGTIPQNQASIDAVVAQIPESVTTSIMPNGQLAIILIKLDTGTSSTTQQSILNNLRSMTAAADIPPGVTLTFTGNAAMQQDMGGDLGSNMIILLVAAIVLMMLACKFLFNHVRFPLLSIVSVFTGLILTFGMMGIFGLPFSMTTIGAMPILLGIGVDYAIQFHSRLDDEMRNKHPLPEAIKLAVSKTGAAVFYAMIASALGFMAMMVSTLPDIRQFGITAILGIACCYVAALIIIPLAAVLTNYQPKPHKLSASGEEKKPFSETYNELLRKLAVKVTKFAIPIMLVLCIIGFTGVYLDEEVPVSTDMKSYVPVDMPAIVNINTVTRAMGDTGGFQVYVQGGELTSPDAIEWMYKWGAHELALYNTRFTSVSSIATVIVEKNGGVIPTTQVEIDKILNSMSEADKASYIKDGSQAVISFGMKSLSEAQQRSLVAEVTADVQFFAPPPGIEAVVTGSAYSFVEIMNDIREGKTKMTLLAFVIIFAFLAILYRSAGMAICPLVPIVLIIGWNGAAMYFFGIDYTILTATMGAMTIGVAAEYCIMMVERIYEEMEHHDTITAVQNGTGKIGTAITVSGCATMCGFSALMFSNFPIISGFGMVTVLAMGFTLFGAVVAVPATVSIVLKNRKKGKLEGDGEYTHNSMNCPTL encoded by the coding sequence GTGATATCACCACTTGAAAAGATTAGCGAATTCATTGTACAGCGGCCGTTTTTGACCGGCTGTTTCCTGATAGCTCTTATTATGCTCTCTTTTGTTGGAGCAAGTACTCTGTCCATGAGTACTGAGACACAGGATGCGGACAAAAACGCTCACGGCGCGTACATCTCGGAAAGTTATAAGAATAACTTCCAGTCGGACTCCATCATGCTGATGGTGCAGGCCGACTCGGTAATGGACGTAACGGTTGTGGACCGTGTCTATACTCTGCAGAAGCAGATGGCGACAACACAGGGTGTTTCGTCGGTACAAAGTGTGTATGATGTACTGGCCGCCTACAGCGGCGGAACGATTCCGCAGAATCAGGCGTCCATCGATGCTGTTGTTGCGCAGATTCCGGAAAGTGTTACCACGTCTATTATGCCGAACGGGCAGCTTGCGATTATTCTGATCAAGCTGGATACCGGAACGTCTTCAACTACGCAGCAGAGTATTCTCAATAATCTGAGGAGTATGACGGCGGCGGCTGATATTCCTCCGGGAGTGACGCTGACCTTTACGGGTAATGCGGCAATGCAGCAGGATATGGGAGGCGATCTTGGTTCGAACATGATCATTCTGCTGGTGGCGGCAATTGTGCTGATGATGCTTGCCTGTAAGTTCCTGTTCAATCACGTGCGGTTCCCGCTGCTGTCGATTGTGAGTGTGTTCACCGGTCTGATTCTGACGTTTGGTATGATGGGAATTTTTGGTCTGCCGTTTTCGATGACAACGATTGGTGCAATGCCGATTCTCTTAGGTATTGGTGTGGATTATGCAATTCAGTTCCATTCGCGTCTGGATGATGAGATGCGCAATAAGCACCCTCTTCCCGAGGCAATCAAACTCGCGGTGTCCAAGACGGGTGCTGCGGTGTTTTACGCAATGATTGCCAGTGCACTGGGATTCATGGCGATGATGGTTTCCACTCTGCCGGATATCCGTCAGTTTGGTATTACTGCAATTCTTGGTATTGCCTGCTGTTATGTTGCGGCACTGATCATTATTCCGCTGGCAGCGGTGCTTACCAATTACCAGCCCAAGCCGCACAAGCTTTCGGCGAGCGGTGAGGAGAAAAAGCCGTTCTCGGAGACGTACAATGAGCTTCTGAGGAAACTCGCGGTGAAGGTGACGAAGTTTGCTATTCCGATCATGCTCGTTCTCTGTATTATTGGATTTACTGGTGTGTATCTGGACGAGGAGGTTCCGGTCAGTACTGATATGAAGTCGTATGTGCCGGTGGATATGCCTGCTATTGTGAATATCAATACGGTAACCCGTGCGATGGGTGATACCGGAGGGTTCCAGGTGTATGTGCAGGGAGGGGAGCTGACCAGTCCCGATGCGATAGAGTGGATGTATAAGTGGGGAGCGCATGAGCTGGCGTTGTACAATACGCGGTTTACGAGTGTTTCCAGTATTGCGACCGTGATTGTGGAGAAGAACGGCGGTGTTATCCCGACGACGCAGGTGGAGATTGACAAGATTCTGAACTCGATGAGTGAGGCGGATAAAGCGTCCTACATCAAGGATGGTTCCCAGGCGGTCATCAGTTTCGGTATGAAGTCGCTGTCGGAGGCGCAGCAGCGGTCACTGGTGGCGGAGGTTACTGCGGATGTGCAGTTCTTTGCACCACCGCCGGGTATTGAGGCGGTTGTGACGGGCAGTGCGTATTCGTTTGTCGAGATCATGAATGATATCCGTGAAGGAAAGACGAAGATGACGCTGCTCGCATTTGTGATCATCTTTGCGTTCCTGGCGATTCTGTACCGCAGTGCGGGTATGGCTATCTGTCCGCTGGTGCCGATCGTGCTGATCATCGGGTGGAACGGTGCGGCGATGTACTTCTTTGGTATCGATTATACGATTCTGACGGCAACGATGGGGGCGATGACGATAGGTGTAGCCGCCGAGTATTGTATCATGATGGTGGAGCGTATCTATGAGGAGATGGAGCATCATGATACGATAACGGCGGTGCAGAACGGTACCGGCAAGATCGGAACGGCAATTACGGTGTCCGGTTGTGCGACGATGTGCGGTTTCTCGGCACTGATGTTCTCGAATTTCCCGATCATCAGCGGGTTTGGTATGGTGACGGTGCTTGCAATGGGCTTTACGCTGTTTGGTGCAGTGGTTGCGGTTCCGGCAACGGTTTCCATTGTGCTGAAGAACCG
- a CDS encoding ATP-dependent DNA ligase, with protein MLFREFAELCDRLETISSRLAMIDVLSGVFPSLSEEELPVFVRFMRGKIFPDWSSEKLGFGPGLLYEALAYVIGKKRQVVISAINSSGDTGRVVEDLLEKREQTMFFSEDLELLEVHARFLQMAKTSGRKSQQERMRSAQYLLSNASPLEGRYLSRLMLEEMRIGIGEGVVREAVAKGFAVPVEIVEHAHQALNDLGEVALLAKTDPAALAKVHITPFRPVKMMLAQAGSIAGMVEAHGFLAAENKYDGSRFQFHKAGGRTAIYSRRLEEMTASLPDVVALLSAATDHDVIIDGEVIAMQNGKPMPFQTVLRRIRRKHGVTDAADAIHMQPRVFDILVCDGETLIDRPFSERRKILERVMKDFVAPQMVSDSPEEIESYYHAALDDGNEGIMLKVLDSPYLPGNRGKLWIKIKPEVDTIDLVVTGAEWGEGKRAKMFGSFLLACQDENGDLLELSRVATGIDDAMLAELYELFKDKIIAEHGKTVVFEPDVVFEVGYAELQKSTTYAAGYALRFPRFVRLRDDKDPSEVETIDSLFRRYNMQNKAGINEPGR; from the coding sequence ATGCTGTTTCGTGAATTTGCAGAACTGTGTGACCGGCTTGAAACCATCTCTTCCCGGCTTGCGATGATCGATGTTCTTTCCGGGGTTTTTCCGTCTCTGTCTGAAGAGGAGCTGCCGGTGTTCGTGCGGTTTATGCGCGGGAAGATCTTCCCTGACTGGTCGTCCGAGAAGCTCGGGTTTGGTCCGGGTCTTTTGTATGAGGCGCTTGCCTATGTGATCGGAAAGAAGCGGCAGGTGGTAATCTCGGCAATTAACAGTTCCGGTGATACCGGCAGGGTTGTTGAAGATTTGCTGGAAAAACGGGAACAGACGATGTTTTTTTCCGAGGATCTTGAGCTGCTTGAGGTGCATGCACGGTTTTTACAGATGGCAAAGACTTCCGGGCGCAAGTCCCAGCAGGAACGCATGCGGTCTGCGCAGTATCTTCTCTCCAATGCATCCCCGCTGGAAGGGCGGTATCTGTCGCGGCTGATGCTTGAGGAGATGCGGATCGGTATCGGGGAAGGTGTTGTCCGCGAGGCTGTTGCCAAAGGATTTGCCGTTCCGGTGGAGATCGTTGAACACGCTCATCAGGCTCTCAATGATCTCGGCGAGGTGGCGCTTCTGGCAAAAACCGATCCCGCTGCCCTTGCAAAAGTGCACATCACTCCGTTCCGGCCGGTGAAGATGATGCTTGCGCAGGCAGGATCGATTGCCGGTATGGTGGAGGCGCACGGGTTCCTTGCAGCCGAGAACAAGTATGACGGCAGCAGGTTCCAGTTCCACAAGGCAGGGGGCAGGACGGCAATCTATTCGCGCCGTCTTGAGGAGATGACGGCATCTCTCCCGGATGTGGTGGCGCTGCTTTCTGCTGCAACGGATCATGATGTCATCATTGATGGTGAGGTTATTGCGATGCAGAACGGCAAACCCATGCCGTTTCAGACGGTTCTGCGGAGGATCCGCAGAAAGCACGGTGTTACGGATGCGGCGGATGCCATTCATATGCAGCCGCGTGTCTTTGATATCCTCGTCTGTGATGGAGAGACGCTGATCGACCGTCCGTTTTCTGAGCGCAGGAAGATTCTGGAACGGGTCATGAAGGATTTTGTTGCTCCCCAGATGGTGAGCGATTCTCCGGAGGAGATCGAGAGCTATTACCATGCAGCGCTTGACGACGGGAACGAGGGTATCATGCTCAAGGTTCTGGATTCTCCCTATCTCCCCGGTAACCGGGGTAAACTCTGGATCAAGATCAAGCCCGAGGTTGATACGATTGATCTTGTTGTTACGGGTGCTGAGTGGGGCGAAGGAAAGCGTGCGAAGATGTTCGGTTCGTTTTTGCTTGCCTGTCAGGATGAAAACGGGGATCTGCTGGAGCTGAGCCGTGTGGCGACCGGTATTGATGATGCCATGCTTGCCGAGCTGTACGAGCTGTTCAAGGATAAAATCATCGCTGAACACGGTAAAACCGTGGTGTTTGAACCGGATGTCGTTTTTGAGGTGGGGTATGCCGAGCTGCAGAAAAGTACCACCTATGCTGCGGGATATGCTCTGCGGTTTCCGCGTTTCGTCCGCCTGCGTGATGATAAAGATCCAAGCGAGGTGGAAACGATCGATTCCCTGTTCCGCAGATACAACATGCAGAACAAGGCCGGGATCAACGAGCCCGGCCGGTAA
- a CDS encoding MBL fold metallo-hydrolase: protein MECVLLASGSKGNSIYIGNDTDAVVIDAGVGYLKRTLEDLSLDTSRVRALCVTHEHSDHVRSAKAFVKAMKIPVYGTGGTLDASVRGGFLPQTAKLVVCRDKIPETAGSLCVTAFRTWHDAAEPSGFVIDDGAARIGVCLDTHEVTPAMLDILRGCDAVVLESNYCSSAMQNDTFPDCAACRSCGARCCGNRRVLRLYPRYLKDRIREDGHLSNENSAAAQRLLAGDVGVLALAHLSENYNRPNLARESAEDAAGESGMKIYVSDQLPGYREQRLVRFTV, encoded by the coding sequence ATGGAGTGCGTGCTGCTCGCAAGCGGGAGTAAAGGAAACAGCATCTACATCGGAAACGATACGGATGCAGTGGTAATTGATGCCGGAGTCGGGTACCTGAAGCGTACGCTGGAGGATCTTTCTCTTGATACTTCCCGCGTTCGTGCGCTGTGCGTGACACACGAGCACTCCGATCACGTCCGTTCTGCAAAGGCGTTTGTCAAGGCGATGAAGATTCCGGTGTACGGGACAGGCGGTACGCTGGATGCTTCGGTTCGCGGAGGATTTCTGCCGCAGACCGCAAAGCTGGTTGTCTGCCGGGATAAAATTCCGGAGACCGCCGGCAGTCTTTGCGTTACCGCGTTTCGTACCTGGCATGATGCGGCGGAGCCTTCGGGTTTTGTCATTGATGACGGCGCGGCCCGTATCGGTGTCTGCCTCGATACCCATGAGGTAACGCCTGCGATGCTTGATATTCTCCGCGGCTGCGATGCGGTGGTGCTGGAAAGCAACTACTGTTCTTCTGCGATGCAGAACGATACCTTTCCCGATTGTGCTGCATGCCGCAGCTGTGGTGCCCGCTGCTGCGGCAACCGCCGCGTTCTCCGGCTGTATCCCCGGTATCTGAAAGACCGCATCCGCGAGGACGGGCATCTTTCCAATGAAAATTCTGCTGCGGCACAGCGTCTGCTCGCAGGAGATGTTGGTGTTCTTGCCCTTGCGCATCTGTCGGAGAACTACAACCGTCCGAACCTTGCCCGTGAATCCGCGGAGGATGCCGCAGGGGAGTCGGGGATGAAGATTTATGTCAGTGACCAGCTTCCCGGGTACCGGGAGCAGCGGCTTGTCCGTTTTACTGTGTAG
- a CDS encoding alanine/glycine:cation symporter family protein, translated as MSVFEALNDAIASVNGVVNTYVWYIAFVFLIGIGLYFTIRSGGVQLNRLGEACRVAFTGIREKKSKQTISSFQAFCVSMGARIGVGNIAGVAVAIVSGGPGAIFWMWVFAFIGAATSFVECTVGQIYKEKKEDGFFHGGPAYYIKNGLGKPKFAAFIAVLIIFTYGLMFIGVQANTATLAFSNAFGTDQIVFAVVMTVLAAVIIFGGIKRVANASVWIVPAMAMLWMILCLMIVLVNFTQVSLVIQTIFSYAFGVQAFVGGGIGAAIMWGLKRGVFSNEAGIGSVPNVSSSAHVKHPVKQGLIQSVGVLIDTLVVCSATAFVVLIYTNVAYPDYANIPVSGAALVQEAMSNTFLGAAGPYVIALFMLFFAFSSLISYYSMSETNAKFITQRKEAIVILRVAIVIMVFVASMMSMGVAWDLADTFQALMGIFNMGVLLFLAKYAFEALKDYFDQRADGVEEPVFNPSSISNAKGITCWPDNSEEDRL; from the coding sequence ATGAGTGTTTTTGAGGCGCTTAACGATGCCATTGCTTCGGTGAATGGCGTCGTCAATACCTACGTATGGTATATTGCGTTTGTATTCCTGATTGGTATTGGCCTGTACTTTACTATCCGATCCGGTGGCGTTCAGCTGAACCGTCTGGGGGAAGCGTGCAGAGTTGCATTTACCGGAATTCGCGAAAAAAAAAGTAAACAGACCATCTCCTCATTCCAGGCATTTTGTGTCAGTATGGGAGCCCGGATTGGTGTGGGCAACATCGCTGGTGTGGCGGTTGCTATTGTGTCCGGAGGTCCTGGTGCAATTTTCTGGATGTGGGTCTTCGCCTTCATCGGTGCTGCAACAAGTTTTGTGGAATGTACCGTTGGTCAGATTTACAAAGAGAAAAAAGAGGATGGTTTCTTCCACGGGGGACCGGCATACTACATTAAAAACGGTCTGGGCAAACCAAAGTTTGCAGCGTTTATTGCAGTATTAATTATCTTTACCTATGGTCTGATGTTCATTGGTGTGCAGGCCAACACGGCAACCCTCGCATTCTCCAATGCATTTGGAACGGATCAGATTGTTTTTGCTGTGGTCATGACAGTTCTTGCCGCAGTGATTATCTTCGGCGGAATCAAGCGTGTGGCAAATGCTTCCGTCTGGATAGTGCCTGCAATGGCCATGCTGTGGATGATCCTCTGTCTGATGATCGTTTTAGTCAACTTCACCCAGGTTTCTCTGGTTATCCAGACAATCTTCTCCTACGCCTTTGGTGTACAGGCATTTGTCGGCGGCGGAATCGGTGCTGCTATCATGTGGGGTCTGAAGCGTGGTGTCTTCTCCAACGAAGCCGGTATTGGTTCCGTACCAAATGTCTCTTCGTCGGCACATGTTAAACACCCGGTCAAACAGGGTCTTATCCAGTCCGTTGGTGTTTTAATTGATACACTCGTCGTCTGTTCCGCAACTGCGTTTGTGGTTCTCATCTACACAAACGTTGCCTATCCCGACTATGCCAACATCCCAGTCAGCGGTGCGGCACTTGTGCAGGAAGCAATGAGCAACACCTTCCTTGGTGCTGCAGGTCCGTATGTTATCGCACTCTTTATGCTGTTCTTTGCTTTCAGCAGTCTGATCAGCTATTACTCCATGAGTGAGACGAACGCTAAATTCATCACCCAGAGAAAAGAGGCCATCGTCATTCTGCGTGTTGCGATTGTGATCATGGTCTTTGTTGCATCGATGATGTCCATGGGTGTTGCATGGGATCTCGCAGACACTTTCCAGGCACTGATGGGTATCTTCAACATGGGAGTGCTGCTCTTCCTGGCAAAGTATGCATTCGAAGCACTGAAAGATTACTTCGATCAGAGAGCAGACGGTGTCGAAGAACCCGTCTTCAATCCGTCCAGTATTTCCAATGCCAAAGGTATTACCTGCTGGCCGGATAACAGCGAAGAAGACCGGCTCTGA
- a CDS encoding redox-regulated ATPase YchF, producing the protein MLLLALAGKPNCGKSTFFKSLTLANVEIANYPFTTIDANKGVAYVRSPCPCKELGLENCTSCVDGVRFIPVELLDVAGLVPDAHLGRGLGNQFLDNLREADGIIQVVDASGSTDAEGNPVDIGTRDPREDVEFLRYEFAMWMAGIVDKHLAKLVRQAQGKDQVLIDLLGGALAGLRINAIQIREAVNETGINLAKATPEDIEKMCEVLLRVSKPMIIAANKADQASDANLAALKELGAVPTIAAGELALKSAAQAKILRYLPGDGTFVPVEGAKLSAPQLKALTMIAENMKKFGGTGVQEALNNLVFEEIGMIVVYPVEDDNKCCNAKGVVLPDAFLMPKGSTPKDLAYRVHTDIGNGFLYAVDARTKMRIKDSTELKSGDVIRIVSTAK; encoded by the coding sequence GCGGGAAATCGACATTTTTTAAGTCGCTGACTCTTGCAAACGTTGAGATTGCCAACTACCCCTTCACCACCATTGATGCAAACAAGGGTGTCGCCTACGTGCGGTCACCCTGCCCCTGTAAAGAGCTCGGCCTGGAAAACTGTACCTCCTGCGTTGACGGTGTCCGGTTCATTCCGGTTGAGCTTCTGGATGTTGCGGGACTTGTGCCTGATGCACATCTCGGCAGGGGGCTCGGCAACCAGTTCCTTGACAACCTCCGGGAAGCCGACGGTATTATTCAGGTCGTTGATGCATCGGGAAGTACTGATGCGGAAGGTAATCCGGTTGACATCGGTACCCGCGACCCCCGTGAGGATGTCGAGTTCCTCAGGTATGAATTTGCCATGTGGATGGCGGGAATCGTGGACAAGCATCTTGCCAAACTCGTCCGGCAGGCGCAGGGGAAAGACCAGGTCTTGATCGATCTCCTTGGCGGCGCACTTGCAGGACTGCGCATCAACGCGATCCAGATCCGTGAAGCCGTGAACGAAACCGGCATCAACCTCGCCAAAGCAACCCCCGAAGACATCGAAAAGATGTGCGAGGTTCTGCTTCGTGTCTCAAAACCGATGATCATTGCCGCAAACAAAGCGGATCAGGCATCGGACGCAAACCTTGCGGCACTGAAGGAACTCGGCGCGGTCCCTACCATTGCCGCAGGGGAACTTGCCCTCAAATCCGCCGCGCAGGCAAAAATTCTCCGTTACCTCCCCGGTGACGGTACGTTTGTGCCGGTCGAAGGTGCAAAACTTTCCGCGCCGCAGCTCAAGGCGCTTACCATGATCGCGGAAAACATGAAAAAGTTCGGCGGAACCGGCGTGCAGGAAGCACTTAACAATCTTGTCTTTGAGGAGATCGGCATGATCGTTGTCTATCCGGTTGAGGACGACAACAAATGCTGCAATGCAAAAGGTGTTGTTCTTCCGGATGCGTTCCTCATGCCGAAGGGCTCCACCCCCAAGGATCTCGCCTACCGTGTCCACACCGACATCGGCAACGGGTTCCTGTATGCGGTTGATGCCCGCACGAAAATGCGGATCAAGGACAGTACTGAACTCAAGTCCGGCGATGTTATCCGGATCGTCAGTACGGCAAAATGA